From the genome of Longispora fulva:
TCATCAACGGCGACCACCTCCCCGACGCGGGCGCCGTCCGGCTCGACGGCAAGGTGCTGGCGCTGCACAGTCCCGCCGACGCCCGTGCCGCCGGGATCCGGATCATCCCGCAGGAGCCGGAGATCATCCCGCACGTCTCCGTCGCCGAGAACGTCTACGTCGGCGCGCTGCCCCGGGGCGTGGCGCACCGCCTGGACAGGTCGGCACTGCGGAACAAGATCCGCGCCGACCTGGCCGAGCTGGGCTTCGAACGGGCCCTCGACCCGGACGAGCTGGGTTCGCAGTTGTCGGCGTCGCAACGTCAGCTCGTGGAGATCCTGCGCGCGCTGACCACCGACGCCCGGGTGATGGCATTCGACGAGCCGACGTCCTCGCTGTCCGAACACGAGGTCGAGGCGCTGTTCGCCCTGATCGGCCGGCTGCGGGACCGGGGGATCGCCATCGTCTACGTCTCGCACCGGATGCGGGAGATCTTCCAGCTCGCCGACCGGGTCTCCGTCCTGCGCGACGGCCAGGTCGTCGGCACCCGGCAGATCTGGTCCACCGACGAGCAGGAGATCGTCCGGATGATGGTCGGCCGGGACCTGTCCACCCTCTTCACCCGCCAGCACGGGGGCGCGGGCGGGACGGTGCTCGAGGTCCGCGGTGTGACGACCGACGACGTCCGCGACGTGAACCTGACGGTCCGCGCCGGTGAGATCGTCGCGCTCGCCGGGCTGGTCGGCGCGGGCCGCTCCGAGCTGGCCCGGGCGCTGGCGGGGGACCTGCCGATCCGGTCGGGCACGGTGGCCGTCGGCGGTCGGACGGTGAAGCTGCGCCAGCCCGCCGACGCGATCGCCGCCGGGATCGGGCTGGCCCCGGAGGAGCGCAAGGCCCAGGCGCTATTCCTGCACCGGTCGGTGCGCGACAACGCCTCCCTGGTGGTCCTCGACCGGCTGCGCCGGTTCCGGTTCGTCCGCCGGGCCGCCGAACGCCGCCTGGTCGGCGAGTACGTCGAACGGCTTCGGGTGCGCACCCCGTCCCTGGAGCACGAGGTGCGCAAACTGTCCGGCGGAAACCAGCAGAAGGTGGTGCTGGCCCGGTGGCTGGCCCGCAAGCCACAGGTTCTCATCCTCGACGAGCCCACCCGGGGCATCGACGTGGGCGCCAAGGCCGAGATCTACCACATCATCGCCGACCTGGCCTCGGCCGGAGTGGCACTGCTGGTGATCTCCTCCGACCTGCCCGAGGTCCTCGGGCTCGCCGACCGGATCGTCGTCATGCAGGGCGGCCGGATCACCGGCGAACTCGACCACCGTGACGCGACCGAGGAGAAGATCCTCGCCCTGGCGATGGCCGACGACCTGACCACACCATCCACTGGAGAACAGCCATGACTCCCACGACCGCACCCGCTCCGGCGCTGCCGAACAAGAGGCCGGCCGCAGGGCCGCCCGATCGGCTGCGCGCCCTGACGGGCAGGATCGGCGGCCAGAACCTGAGCCTTCTCGCGGCCCTCGTGGTCGTCGCCGGCGTGTTCGGTCTGCTCAACCCCGCCTACCTCAGCGTCGCCAACATCGCCGTCATCGGCGAGACCGTCACCATCGCCGGCCTGCTCGCCGTCGTGCAGACCGTCGTCATCATCTGCGGGGCCCTCGACATCTCCGTCGGCTCGCAGGCAGGCCTGGCGTCGGTGATCAGCGCGATGGCGTTCACCGCCACCGGAGGCAACCCGATCCTCGGGATCGGCGCGGCGATCGCGGTCGGGATCGCCGCCGGCGTCGTCAACGGACTCATCATCGTGTACGGGCGCGTGAATGCGGTCATCGCGACCCTGGCCACCCTCGCCGCCTACAAGGGGCTCGCGCAACTTGTCTCCAACGGGCGCGCGCAGGGTTACGTGCTCGGCGACGACTTCTTCGTGTTCCTCGCCCGGGGCAAGCTCGCGGGCCTGCCCGTGATGGTGTGGATCCTCGCGATCGTCGCGCTGGGCGTGCACCTGCTGCTGAAGTTCACCGACATCGGCCGCAATATCTACGCCATCGGCGGCAACGACACGGCGGCCCGCCTCGCCGGTATCAAGATCAATAAATATCTGATCTCCGTGTACGCCCTCGCCGGCGTCGTCGCGGCCGTCGCCGGCATCCTGTTGACCGCCCGCACCGGTTCCGGCCAGCCGGTGTCCGGCAGCGAGGGCCTGGAGCTCAAGGCCATCACCGCGGCGGCCCTCGGCGGCTGCGCGCTGAAGGGTGGCAAGGGCGGGGTGGGTGGCACCCTCCTCGCGGTGGCCCTGCTCGGCGCGCTGGAGAACGGTCTCACCGTCGTCGGCGTCAACTCCTTCTGGCAGAACGTCGCCCAGGGCGCCCTGCTCGTCATCGCCGTCGTCATCCAGCAGTGGCGCAACGGCGAACGCGCGGTGGGACTGCCCACGTGAACCGGCGGTTCGTCTCCGACGCACCGCTCGACAAGTAGTATCCCCAGAACAGGAACTCCCGGCCGAAACCCCTTCCGGCCGGGAGTTCCCCTTTCTGTGCCCACGTCATGGCATGGACCTGGTGGCCCCCGCCATCCGGCCGTTCCCGGGCGTGGCGACCGGCCCCGATGGCCCGCCGGACGCCGACTACCAGCTGGTCGACGACGCGCGCGGCTGTCGTCCAATCTTTCCTGGCTCATGGCAGGGTGGCCGGATGAGTCATGAAGATGAGACGGGCCGCCTGGTGACGGTGATCCGTGACGGCGTGCTGCGCGCGGTGGGACTGCGCCGTGGTGGTGTGGTCGCCTATGACTGGGGCTTCGAGAAGGACGGGCGGGCGTACACTCAGCGCAGCTTCGTCTTGTTGGACGACGGTGTGCAGATCAACCAACCTGCATTGTTTCCGGCCGAGCAGCGGGGCTGGTGGTATTGCGATCTGGTGGCGGTCGCAGATCACGGTGACAGTGTCGCGGTGGATGACCTGCTGATCGACGTGATCGTGGGGCCGCCTGACCATCCGTATCGGATGCTGGACCTTGATGAGTATGCCGACGCCATGGCCTCGGGCCGCTTGGACGCTGTTGCGGCGGCCGACGGCCTACGCCGCGTCCAGCGGTTCCTCGACCGGCGGCTGAACAGGAGACACGACACGACCAGGACGTGGCCGTCGTTTCCGCCTCGTGAGGTCGCCGACCTCCAGACCGCAGTACTACCCCAGGACTGGGAACTGCTGACGTCCTAGCTCGGTGCTCCGCGGAGCCTGACGTGCAGCGGTCCCGACGCGGGCGGCACAACCCATACGTGACGGGACGCGGGAAGCTCCCGGCCGAATCTTTCGGCCGGGAGCTTCCGCTCAGACGCTGTGGGGCGCTATCCGATGGCTTTCACCTCGGCGAGGGACAGGATCCCACTGCTGTTGAGTTGGATCATGACGTACCGTCCCTTGGTGCCCGCTGGGAGCGGGACACTGGTCGGGCTCCCGGCCTGGGTGGTGTAGTGCTTGCTCCAGACCCGGGCCTGCCCAGCCTGCTGTGCGGGTGGGAGCGAGGTGTCGAAGGGTGTGTCGGAGACGAAGACCCAGTAGTCGCTGAGTCGGGATCCGTACCCGTCCGTGCGGTTGTAGATCTCGATGGCTGTCAGCGTTTTCACCGAGTCGAGGTCGACCCTCCACCAGGGTGGGGTGGTCTGCGCCGGGTCGGTGTGGGTGACGGAGTTGTTCGCGAAGTTTCCGTCGGTGTTGCCGTCCACCGCCCGCGAGGCCGCGCCGCCGGCCGCGCGGGTAGAGGACTGGTCGGCGAACTTGTTGAGCGCGAGGTCCCTGACCGGGGTCAGGCGCACCGCGTAGCCCGCGCTGCCGGCCATGGACGGCGACAGGGTCGTCGTCGACGTGACGACCTGCTCACTCATGACCTGGGTGGTCGTCTTGGTGTCGCCGTCCGGGGAAGCGGCTCCGCCCTCGACGATGGCCGCGCGGTACTGCACGCCGGGGGTCAGGAAGGTCAGCGGGATGGTGGCGGTGCGGGCGCCGTTGTTGACGCTGCCGACCCACCACTCGTTCCCGGACCGCCGGGCGACCGTCGCGTAGCTGGCGACCTTGGATTCGAGGAACCGGGTCTCGTCCCAGGTCGTGGGGAGGTTGTCCCACAGTTCCGGCACGGGGTTGACGATCGCGGGGCCGGGGGGAGTGTCGTACCAGTACAGGAACTGCAGGGGGCTGTGGAAGACGACGGCCGCCGCGTACCGGAACGATCGGCTGGTGTTGGAGGCCGTGCGCATGTAGCCCCAGGTGTGGTCCGCCGGACCCTGCACGCCCCGGGTGAACAGGCTGCGGAGATCCATCGCCGCCGTGGGTTCCTCCTCCTCGCCGCGGATCCCCTCCATGGTGAGCAGGTTGGGGTAGGTGCGCTCCAGGCCGGTGGGCACCCAGTCGTCGTGGATGTCGACGACAAGGTGGTACTTGGCGGCGAGCTTGACCCAGTCGTACACCCGCTTGGTGGTGGGCTGGGAACCCACGGGGATGAAGCCGAACTTGACCCCGTCGACGTGCCACTCCTCGGAGAACTTCTTGAACATCGCGTCGAGGTTCTTCGTGGGGTCGGTGGTCTTGTCGGCGTTCCACAGCGCCCGGTAGTTCACGTACAGCAGGACCTTCTTGCCTTTGGAGTCGGCGTAGGCGCCGATGGCCTCCGGGTCGAAGCCGGCGATCGGCGAGAACGGGGTGGTGCTCCAGCTGTCCTCGGCGCCGTACCACCGAGCGTCGACTCCCAGGTAGTCGATGCCGCGGTCGACCATGGTGTCGATGACGGCCTTCGAGCCCGTCGTGGACAGCGGCACGGCGGGTGCCGTCTGCCTGTCCATGGGGCGCAGCACGGTGCCGGGCTGGATCCAGGAGGTGTCGGCGATCGTCGACGGCGGGTTCAGGGTCTTGACCAGGTAGCTGCGCTCGACCAGTTGACCCTCGTTGTCGCCGATGACGATCGTGCGCCACGGTGAGGAGAAGTCGGCGGCGGCGACGTTCACGCTGACGGTGTTGGTGACATCACCGGTGGCCATCGCGATATTCCTCGTCGTGCCGTCCAGGCGGGTGACGAGGGTGCCCGGCTGGCCGCTCACCGGCGCGAACGCCGTCCGGCAGTAGTCGAGTTGGCTCGCCTCGGTGATCGCCAGGGCGTATCCGGTGCCGACGACGGTGACCGGGCGGGCGTACATCGAGTCGTTGAGGGAGCCGACGGACTTCGTGACCGCGTCGCCCTGCGAGAGGTTGCCGGCGAAGCCGTAGGCGGTGGCCGTGTTCTCGAGGTTGAACTGGCTGGCCTCGCTGGCGATCGTGAAGGCGGGGGCGGCGGTGCTCTGCGGGAAGACGTACCTGAACGCGACGCCCTCGTTGTAGACGCGGAACACCACGCTGAACCGGAAGCTGTTGGCGCCCTGCAGGTCGACGGTGTAGGACTCGTAGTTGTCGGGGACGGTCCTGCGGGTTCCGAAGTTGTCGGTCCATGTGGTGTTGGACTGGTTCCAGCTGGTGTTCAGGACGGTGAGCCCGGAGCTGTAGTCGGCGGAGTCGGTCTTGAACCCGAGGCTGGAGTCCTCGACGACCTGCTTGCCCTTGTAGGACACCTTGTACTTCGCCACTCCGCCTTCGACCCAGAAGTTCACGGTCTGGTTGTTGTCGGGGGACTGGGTGACGTCGGGGGACGCCGCTGTCGTGTCGGACGCCGACGCGGAGACCGCCCCGACCGTGACCAGCCCGACGACGGCCAACGCGCCGGTCAGGGACGCGGCCACTAGGGCGCGCAGGGCCCTGTTCGCTCTGGCGGGTGGTGGCTGTGTTCGAAATACGACAGACATCTGCATACCTCACTACTTGGCGACAGAACCGATCCCCCGGGTGCGGTGTTTCGATCGTGTTACCGATCTCACTCCAGACGGTGCCAGCGGTTCGACTCCTCGTCAAGATGTATTCGTAATTAATTAAGTTTGCCGACCTGGAGTGCCGAGTGTCCCGGTCGTGGACGGCGACAGCGCGGCCCGCGCAGCGCGACGAACTCGCCGGGCAGGTCGACATGGTGCGGGTACAGGGTCCGGCCGTCCGCGCCGAGGGTGCTGGGGCCCCAGTGGTGGCCGCGCGGCAGGCCGGCCCGGGTGCCGTGCGCGGCGCCTTGCGGGCGATCCAGTCGCAGAGCACTTCGAGGCGATCGTGCCGTCGACCCTCGGCCCGATGTCCGGTAGCAGGTTGCCAACCGAGCCGATGGGTTTAAGTCCCCCGTGTCGCGCGGACGCGCACGCCGGGGGTCGGTTTGAACTAACATTCCATCGCGACACCGCCCATTGGCCTGGGTCGCCAGCCGACCGAGTCCGAGTGCGGAACCGCGGAATTCGATCACCGCGCTCACGTGCAGAAGCCTTACCTGCACCCGACTGCTGGACCGGTGGTAGGGGAGGCGTTCGGCGCTGGGAAGTCCTCCTGCTGAGGGTCTTTGGATCGCCCAGTGGGTCGCGCACTTGATTTGCGTGGCACCGGACGTGGTACCGCGCCTGTCTGGCGCTGTGTGGATCAAGCCCGCTGGGATGGATGCTACGGATCGAAGATGTCGAATAATCCCAGCTAAATGGACCTAAGCGGATTATCTAGTGCTATCTAGCAAAAGATATAGACAACTGGGGGTCAAGGGGTCGCAGGTTCAAATCCTGTCAGCCCGACAGTATTTTAGCAGGTCAGGCCTGGTTTTCTGGAGATCAGAAAGCCGGGCCTTGATCGTTTGACCCTCGTTTGACCCCTGACTGGGCGATGCCAGGGGTCATGAATCACCAGGTCGGCGAACCCTGACGGAGGGCCGACACGCTGTGGTTGTTAGATCCGGGCGGCGGTAACGTCTACATCGAGTCAGATGCGACGGCGAGGCCCGCCAGCCGGCAAGACATTGTCTTTGGGGTTCCCCAACCGCTCTACGCTCGTGCCGGACACACGGTGGCCCGATCCGCCCGAGCGTAGAGGTAAAAGTCGTAGACACTTCGTGCAGGCGATCGTGTCTGCCTCGCCGTCGCTGTTGGATCCACCAAGTTGATACCCGCGTGTGCCTGCTTGCGCCCCCGAGGCCGCCATCAGGGCAGTCTCGGGGCGCGGATGGTGCTACTTGCCGATGAGCCGGTGCAGGCCACCGGCTGTGGCCAACCCGGCGGCAATGCCAGGGGGCAATCCCACTATCAGATCGGCCCGTGGGCCAACTGCAGCGCCGAGCACGACACTGGACACGACGCCAGCGAGGATACCGAGTCCGATCGACACGGTGCCGATGAGCGCCCACCGAACCGACAGGCCAACACCCTGGTCGGGTGGCAGCAGCGCAGGCCGACCGCGTGGCCGTTGGCTCATGAATTTCCCCTTCGAATCGAGTACGTGTCAACGGTCATGACGTCCCCCGGGCTGGTGGCCGCGAGGCCGCCGGCTGGGTGGACACGGTTTCTCCGGATGGGCGGCCCGTGGGATCTCCGGGTGGGCGGCCGGTAGGCCGTCCGGGTCGGTGGTCGCCGGTTTTCCAGGTGGGTGGCTAGTTCAAGGGGATCACTCCTTTGCCTGCGAGGGCTTCGGCGAGGCGGTGGCTGTCGCCCTTGGTCGGGACGAGGTGGGCGTGGTGCAGGAGCCGGTCGGTGGTGGCGGTGGCCAGGGTCTTCGGCATGATCGAATCGAATCCGGACGGGTGGATATTGCTCGTCACGGCGATCGAGCGTCGCTCGTATGCGGCGTCGATGATCCGGTAGAACGCTTCGGCGGCGTCCTGGCCGGCGGGGAGCATGCCGATGTCGTCGACCTATCCCGACATCGGGATAGATCGACGAACTGGGCTATATGGAACTCGACCGCAGGGGTGCTGAGCTGCTGTTCCAGGTGCTCACAGAGCGGGAGGAGAACGCGAGCGTCGCGATCGCCAGCAACGAATCGTTCTCCGGCTGGACGAAGACGTTCACCGACCCCAGGCTTTGCGCCGCGATCGTCGACCGGCTCACGTTCGGCGGGAACATCATCCAGACCGGCACAGAGTCCTACCGCCTCGCCCACACCCGAGCCCAACTCGCAGCCGCCGCCTGAGGCGGCGAGCAACAGGCCCACGGCCCGGTCGAGCACTCCCTCGGCCGGGCCCTGTCATCACCGGGAAGACCGAGGTAGCAACCGGAGGATGGGAAGGCCCCGACGCGGTCGGGCTGGCCTTCCACACCACCCTGCACTATGGTTTCAGCACACATCCGAGCAGCCATGCATGGAAGTTCAATGCCTCGCCGAGCACCAGGCGAAATCCGGTCACAGCTCCACCAGCGCGATACCCGGCACCATAGACGGACGGTCATCAAGGGCTTGTCGGCGTCGACCAATCGGCAGATAGGTGACTTCGAGCGTCAGCGCGGACTTCCCAAGGGGGATATCGCCCTAGCCTTCCAGCGCTGGTCGAGCCGCGCCCGGCGATCTCGTAACGCCGAGGAGTGGCGCTACGGATACGCCGACGTCCCTACCGGCCACATTCGCAGCCTCCTCGAACAGGCCCTGCGAAACCTCCGCCCCAAAGCCCGGCGGGAACTACGCACAGCACTTGAGCCGATCGATGCCCTTGTCCTTGGCCGGACTGTCAACGACCCGTTCGCGTTCCCATGGCATCCGTGGTGGCTACGTCGATTCGAGATCTGACTATAGGTTTCGCACCCACTCAGCGACCCATGCCGCCAAGATCAATCATGGAAGGTGGGCCAGGGGCCAAATAGCTCCGCCACACCCATCGCAGAGCATCAACCTGCAGGTGGGGCCAGATATGACCGTCATCCACCCCAACCCTCATCCCTAAAGACACCCCGGACGGGGCCAGCCTCGCCCGTCACCCCGGGGCCCCTTACGGCTGCCCAAACCACCGGAGCAAGGGGCGGGTGCAGATCAGCAATAGCCGGGGTCGGGTCAACGGGTGGACCAGCCATAATCGGGTGTTTGGGATCTGCGTCGCCGTCGACGGTGCGGCCAGACCGGGCGCGGCGGGCAAGACGCTGCTGTAGGACCTTCTGGGTCAACGCCATAGCCCGGGGATCAGCGTCGGCCCAGGTCAGTTCGAAGTTGGCTGGCGCTCAGGCTGTGTGAGGTAAGCGCGACGACCATAGCCAGGCCGGCGAGGGCGGCGAAAGCGAACTCAAGCGCCTGCGGCAGTCTGGGGGTTAGGGCGTGGATCGTGCCGATCACGGTTCCGAAGACCCCGGTACCGGCGGCTTTCCAGATGTCATCGCGTAGCCGTGGCCTGAACCGTGCGAAGGTCCTGGGGTCGACGAGGTGATGGACGCGCCAGACCTGGCCGGCGGCCAGCATGCCGTAGGCGCCGAAGGTGAACCACCAGCCAATGAGTAGGGCGCGAGGTGAGGAAAGCCCCGTCACCTGGTAGGCGAGGATCGAGAACAAGAGAAACTCGCACAGGGCCAGGAGTAGCGGCGGGCCCAGGTCCACGACGGCTGGCACGCGGGGTGGCAGCGTGATCGAGCCGATCATTGCTCCGGCGAAGGCGACCGTGGTGGCGAGCAGGCTGACGATCCACAGGACGGCGAGTAGTGCGTGGACTTCCGCGAACGGCGGCGAGGATGACAGCAGACTGGCGGCGGAGATGCCGGCGACGCCGAGTGCGACGCTGACCACGGTGATATGCGCGGTGGTGTAGTGGTTTGCCAGATACATGTCCTGACGCTGGCGCAGCATCAGCGCGTCAACCTGCTGATCCTCTGGTGAGACCATTGCGGATGCCTCCTGTCAGGGTGCGTTGCCTTTGCGGAGGTTGCAGATCCAGTGTGCTGTCTGCAGGTTCGTAGTCGAATGACTCCCTCCACGAGTCACTGGGAGCACGTGGTCAAGGGTGATCGACATGGGATGCGGCCATAGATAGCGGCGCTCAACCGGGTGCTGGCAGAGTTGGCAGATCCAGTCGTCGCGGTCGTAGATGTCCTGCGGGTCAACCTCGTCGGCAGCCGCAGCATGAATGCCGAGTGCGCGCTTGCGCGCTTGGTAGGCGTTCTTCGCTCTGGTGGTGCGGGATCGCTTCTGGGACAGGTCCATCCGGGCGGGCGTCCATAGCTTTTCCGGCCGGGCCGGGCTGAATACGGTGGCATCCCACTGGTATTCCTGGCCAGCGTCGTCGACGTCTTTGATCATCTCGATGCCCTGGTACAGGTCAACCCCGGTTAGCGGCTCGCTGCCGTAGGTGCGCTGTCCAGTCGGAGTGTCGTAGGCCCAGACCTCGGCCATGGCCAGGCGTATGGTTTCACCGGTGGTTTCGATGAAGTGGACCGTCCACATGCGCGCGTCGGGACAGAGAACGCCCAGTACCCGGGCTGCGGGAAGTTTTGTATCGGCCAGTACCCATGCCAGATGGTCGGGCAGCCACGGTATCTGATCTAGCGGTACGTAGTGGCTCGTCACGCCATGGCGTTCGATGACGTCGCCGACGATCGGGAACCAACTGTGTTCGTAGGGGAACTCGGCTTCCCTGACCGTGCGGAAGATCTGTGGCGCGCGACTGGCGCGCTCACTCATTATCGCCAGCGTGCCAGCATGTGGCTGGTACCCAGGGATCTCGCCTCGCTCAATCCGACGTTTGAAGCGGCGCTTGAGCGAATCATTGCAGCGTGGAGAGCACACATGCCGGTCGCGTTGCTTCGGATGTGCCGTTGGTGAGATCGGCTGCTGGCAGATCCGACACGGTTCTCCGCCAAGGGCACGACTGTCGGCGGCGAGCATCTGGTCGAACCAGTCCCAGTATGGCTCCACCATCGGCGATCTCCTGTGTTGTGGACGTGCGACCACGGCAGCGTCGCTGAGCGGCGACACAGCTTTGTGAACAGTATCGACGGCCTACGTCGCGGCCGATGTCGGGTAGTCGACCGGACACGTATAGCAATTGTCTGGGCGTGCATCTGACGATATCGTCAGATGTCGATCTAAAGATGCGAATGGGGACATCCAAGGCGGCGCCTGGTCCCATCGGCGGTGCGTGGAAGGGGCTGGGCAAGCGCAGGTTCACACCAGGCGATGGTGCCGGTATCGCCGCAGCAGTGGAACGTGCGGGCCGGGCGGTCGGCGTTCCCCGGCAAGTGCGTGGACCTGGATCAGAACAACCGCTACAACGGCGCGAAGATCCAGTCCTACGACTGCAACGGTACCGACGCCCAGCACTGGTCGGTGCAGGGCAACGGTGAGATCAAGCTCGCCGGCACCGACTTCTGCCTGGACGCCTGGGCCGGTCAGGGCAGCCCGGTCCGGCTCTGGGGCTGCAACGGCACCGCCGCCCAGCGCTGGTAGTACGACCCGAACACCCAGGCCTTCGCCCACGAGGGCGGCGTCTGCATGGACGTGACCAACGGGAACCGCAACAACAGCACCCCGCTCCAGGTGTACGCCTGCAACCAGACCGACTCGCAGCGGTGGACCTTCTAGTACGGTGACCGGTCCGCCCCCGTGCCCGCGTGGCACGGGGGCGGATCAGTGCTGGGCGTGCCGGGCCGCGGCGGCCAGGGACTGAGCGCTGTCGTACCGCAGCGCCGGGTCCTTCGCCATCGCCTTCTCGATCACGGCGCGGACCGCCTTCGGCACCGTGGCCGGCAGCGGGGGCGGCGGCTCGTGGATGTGCTTCAGTGCGACCCGTACCGGGTGGTCCGCGGTGAACGGCGGCCGGCCGGTCAGGCAGCGGTAGCCGACGACACCGAGGCTGTACAGGTCGGCCGCCGGGGTGACCGGCTCGCCGGCCGCCTGCTCGGGGGCGAGGTAGGCGGCCGTGCCCAGTACCGCGCCGGCCGTGGTCTCGTGGTCGGCCCGCAGGCCGCGCGCGATCCCGAAGTCGGTGAGCACCAGGGTGCCGTCGGGGCGGAGCAGCAGGTTGGCCGGCTTGACGTCGCGGTGCACCACGCCGAGGGCGTGCGCGGCGGACAGCGCGTCGGCGGCCTGGGCCAGCAGGTCCAGGGTCCGCGCGGGGTCGAGAGTGGGCTCCTCGTCGAGGAGCGCGCCGAGGGTGCTGCCGTCGACGTACTCCATCACCAGGTAGGGCGCGCCGTCGGCGGTCTCGCCGTAGTCGTGGATCCGGGCCACGTTGGGGTGGTCCAGCCCGGCCATGATCCGGGCCTCGCTCCGGAACCGGGCGAGGAATCCGGGCTGGCCGGCGAGCTCGGCGTGCAGCAGCTTGACGGCGACGGACCGTTCGAGGACGAGGTCCGTGCCGAGCCAGACTCCGCCCATGCCGCCGGCCGCGATCCGGCGGAGCAGGCGGTACCGCCCGCCGATGTCGGTCATCGGCTCGGGCTCACCGACGGGGCGCGCGACGGTGGTGGCGTCGTTCGCCGGAGGCGCGAGCGGGGTGACCGGGGCCGGCGGGCTCTTCGGACCGCGGCGCGCCCAGAGTCGGCGGCAGATCGGCGGCGCCAGCATCCCGCCGGCGAGCAGTATGCCGGCGAGCAGTACCCACCACCAGGGCGCGATGCCCGTCCTGCCCGGGCCGCCCGCCGTCGTGGCCGGGCCGGTCGCCGCGCTGGTGGCGGACGGCGCCACCGGTGGCGTACCGCTGCTCGCCGGGCTGACGGGGGCGGCCGTGCGGGCGCTCTCGGTCCGGCCGGGGACGGCGGGGGCGACCGCGGTGGCTGGCGCCCGGGTCGGGGTGTTCGGGGCATTCGGGGTGACTGGCGGGGGCGGGGCCGGTGCCGGGGGCGGCGACGTGTCGAACAGCCAGCTCTGGGGCTGGCCCGGCTGGCACGGCCGCGTTTCGAGCGGCCGGCCGGCGCCGACGTCGGTGACGCAGTTGCCGGATTGGAGGTTGACGATCTTGTAGGCGTTGGGGATGTTGTCGACGATGCCCATCCACCACTTCTGGTTGTCGTTGCAGCAGTTGCCCCACAGGGTCACGGTCCTGCCGTCCTCGACCTTCTGGTCGAAGACCCGTTCCAGGCCGTTCGGCGCCCGGTTCACCAGCTTCGAGTGTGGATGGCCGAGGGTGTACTCGAAGAAGGTCTGGGACCAGTCGCCGACATAGGCCGCCGAGACCAGGTTGACCCCGTCGGCGGCGAGGTCGGCCCCGGCCACGGCGATCACCCGGCCGGTGTCGACGTTCCTGATCCGCATCGCGGTGCCGAACGCCGCGGCCGGGCCGGTCGGCACGACCAGGCTGGCGGCGGCGAGCAGCGCGACGAGCAGGAACTGTCGGAACCGGGGTCGCAGGTCCACTGTGCTCAGCCCGACTCCGTCGAGTTCAGCTTCCAGTACTGGCTGGTCGACTCGGTGCACGCGGTCACGGTCACCTGGCCGGGCGTGCCGTTGGCCGAGGTGTTGGTCAGGCACTCGCCGGTGTTCACGCTGACGAGCTGGACCCAGCCGTCGCGCTTGTTGCGCAGCCACCACTTCTCGTTCGCCGGCAGCCCGTTGTCGGCGAGGTAGGCGTCGCGGCCGCCGTCGATGTGCCACAGCTGTACCCGATTGCTGTGGGTGTCCTTGTCCAGCACGAAGGTGTCGGGTGCGTCCATCGGCGTGATCGCCGTGGTGCCATCGGGGTAGGTGTGCAGGCAGAACCGCTGGTTGTTTCCTCGGGTGCTGCCCGACCAGATGTAGGTCAGCACCTGGTTGCCGTCGGTGAGCTGGTTGTTGTACAGGTCGAGGTACCAGTCGTCCACGAAGCTCTTGATCCCGGCGCACGCCGCGACCGGCGGCGCGGACGGGCTCGGGGTGGGGGTGAGGGTGGGCCCGGCCGAAGGTCCGGGCCGGGAGGGCGTCGCCGAGGCTTCCGGGGAGCCCGCG
Proteins encoded in this window:
- a CDS encoding sugar ABC transporter ATP-binding protein, which gives rise to MLGVGHELTVGAGLRVDGVSKNFSGVHALTDVTLEFPAGQVTALMGENGAGKSTLIRIINGDHLPDAGAVRLDGKVLALHSPADARAAGIRIIPQEPEIIPHVSVAENVYVGALPRGVAHRLDRSALRNKIRADLAELGFERALDPDELGSQLSASQRQLVEILRALTTDARVMAFDEPTSSLSEHEVEALFALIGRLRDRGIAIVYVSHRMREIFQLADRVSVLRDGQVVGTRQIWSTDEQEIVRMMVGRDLSTLFTRQHGGAGGTVLEVRGVTTDDVRDVNLTVRAGEIVALAGLVGAGRSELARALAGDLPIRSGTVAVGGRTVKLRQPADAIAAGIGLAPEERKAQALFLHRSVRDNASLVVLDRLRRFRFVRRAAERRLVGEYVERLRVRTPSLEHEVRKLSGGNQQKVVLARWLARKPQVLILDEPTRGIDVGAKAEIYHIIADLASAGVALLVISSDLPEVLGLADRIVVMQGGRITGELDHRDATEEKILALAMADDLTTPSTGEQP
- a CDS encoding ABC transporter permease; the protein is MTPTTAPAPALPNKRPAAGPPDRLRALTGRIGGQNLSLLAALVVVAGVFGLLNPAYLSVANIAVIGETVTIAGLLAVVQTVVIICGALDISVGSQAGLASVISAMAFTATGGNPILGIGAAIAVGIAAGVVNGLIIVYGRVNAVIATLATLAAYKGLAQLVSNGRAQGYVLGDDFFVFLARGKLAGLPVMVWILAIVALGVHLLLKFTDIGRNIYAIGGNDTAARLAGIKINKYLISVYALAGVVAAVAGILLTARTGSGQPVSGSEGLELKAITAAALGGCALKGGKGGVGGTLLAVALLGALENGLTVVGVNSFWQNVAQGALLVIAVVIQQWRNGERAVGLPT
- a CDS encoding DUF402 domain-containing protein; amino-acid sequence: MDLVAPAIRPFPGVATGPDGPPDADYQLVDDARGCRPIFPGSWQGGRMSHEDETGRLVTVIRDGVLRAVGLRRGGVVAYDWGFEKDGRAYTQRSFVLLDDGVQINQPALFPAEQRGWWYCDLVAVADHGDSVAVDDLLIDVIVGPPDHPYRMLDLDEYADAMASGRLDAVAAADGLRRVQRFLDRRLNRRHDTTRTWPSFPPREVADLQTAVLPQDWELLTS
- a CDS encoding glycoside hydrolase family 97 N-terminal domain-containing protein, translated to MSVVFRTQPPPARANRALRALVAASLTGALAVVGLVTVGAVSASASDTTAASPDVTQSPDNNQTVNFWVEGGVAKYKVSYKGKQVVEDSSLGFKTDSADYSSGLTVLNTSWNQSNTTWTDNFGTRRTVPDNYESYTVDLQGANSFRFSVVFRVYNEGVAFRYVFPQSTAAPAFTIASEASQFNLENTATAYGFAGNLSQGDAVTKSVGSLNDSMYARPVTVVGTGYALAITEASQLDYCRTAFAPVSGQPGTLVTRLDGTTRNIAMATGDVTNTVSVNVAAADFSSPWRTIVIGDNEGQLVERSYLVKTLNPPSTIADTSWIQPGTVLRPMDRQTAPAVPLSTTGSKAVIDTMVDRGIDYLGVDARWYGAEDSWSTTPFSPIAGFDPEAIGAYADSKGKKVLLYVNYRALWNADKTTDPTKNLDAMFKKFSEEWHVDGVKFGFIPVGSQPTTKRVYDWVKLAAKYHLVVDIHDDWVPTGLERTYPNLLTMEGIRGEEEEPTAAMDLRSLFTRGVQGPADHTWGYMRTASNTSRSFRYAAAVVFHSPLQFLYWYDTPPGPAIVNPVPELWDNLPTTWDETRFLESKVASYATVARRSGNEWWVGSVNNGARTATIPLTFLTPGVQYRAAIVEGGAASPDGDTKTTTQVMSEQVVTSTTTLSPSMAGSAGYAVRLTPVRDLALNKFADQSSTRAAGGAASRAVDGNTDGNFANNSVTHTDPAQTTPPWWRVDLDSVKTLTAIEIYNRTDGYGSRLSDYWVFVSDTPFDTSLPPAQQAGQARVWSKHYTTQAGSPTSVPLPAGTKGRYVMIQLNSSGILSLAEVKAIG
- a CDS encoding ATP-binding protein; the encoded protein is MGMLPAGQDAAEAFYRIIDAAYERRSIAVTSNIHPSGFDSIMPKTLATATTDRLLHHAHLVPTKGDSHRLAEALAGKGVIPLN